CAAGGCTGGTGGGTGGTTCCCCCTAAAGGAGCGACCAACAACCCTCGGCCAGGGGACATGCATGGTGTGGAGTGCTGGCAGGAGCAGAGCAAAGACGTGGGTGAGAAGTGCTGGGAAGGGGTCGGTCCTTCTTGGGGCGTCACATGGAAAGAATTGTGCATTCGTGAGTGTGGGAGAAAGCTTGGTTTTGTAGAAAATGTTGTTAATCTTCTTGGTAATGACATAGGGTCCAGTGTACATAGCTTTAAGTTTGCAGAGACTACTGGTGGCCTGATGATGGGGAACAATGGGCCCATGCGATAAGGCGCTTTTGAAAGGCACTAGAGATGTAGGTCTTACCAGTGGGACACGAGGCAGGTACTGTGGTGTGTGCTAGGGCCTGGTCTATTTTGGTGTCTATGTCACACTGAATGGCATATATGGACAGTGTGGAGAGTAGTATAGGGTCTGGGATGGACTCCCCGCTTTCCCCTTTTTGGTGGATGCAGGAAAGTCCGGTAGGCAATGAAGAATAGGAAgcgggagaaaaagagggaccACCTAGCCTGACATGGGTTGAGACATTTAGCTTGGCGCAGGTACTCAAGGTTTTTTGGGTCCATGACAACTTGAAAGGGAATAGCAGCGCCCTCTAACCAGTGACGCTATTCCCCTAGTGACATCTTTACAGCGAAGAGTTTCCTATTTCCCAcactgtgtttatgtttggCCGCCATAAGCTTCTTTAAATGAAAGGCTACAGGATGGAGTTTGTCACTCTACCCATGTCGTTGGGAGAGGACAGCCCCCACCCCTGTGTAGGAGTCATCCACCTCCATAATGAACGCACTCTGGGGGTCGGGGTGTTTGAGTAACGGGGCCGATGTAAATGTGCATTTGAGCGCTAGGAATGTAACCCTTTTTGGGGCTACTTTCTTCTGAATGAAGAAGATTCACAAGGCCACTGGGGACTTAGATGACATGATGTAACCTTGGGCCAAGGCCTCAGTGATGTACTCCTCCATCTCCCGTTTCTCTTCACCTGTAAGTGGGTAAATACGAGACTTGGGTAAGATATAGTTGTTGATCAAATGGGTTGCACAGTCATACAGGCGATGGGGAGGCAGCTTAGTGGCATGGGTCATTCTAAAGACGTTGCTTAGGTCTGAATGCCAAGGATGATTGCATAATCAGAGGCAGGAAGTATGAGTAAATCTCCTTGGAATGCAGACAGCTAGCCACCAAATGAACAGGAACTGTAACATGTGTGATAGGGGCAGGTCCCATGGGCTGGCCACCCAGGGATGTTATTCTGAGGGTCTTCAGAAGAGGCTTGACCAGAATCCCTAACTGTGTGATGACGTCCGCTCTCAAAAGCAGCCTGACTAGAAAACGAGGCCAACCTAACCTGAAATAGCAGAGATTGCCTAGAACTGGGGTTGCCTAGGAACATGAGTAGGAAGCAAacgtacctcgcttgcctctagAATAACAATGAGAATACTTCTGACTACGAACAGAACTCTTGCCAACCTGAACACGCCACCAACATGTGAGGAAGCATGGAGTATCATGGAGATTTAATTTACGGCCTTGAGTGGCCGTAGTGGAGCTCCTTAAATCCtccccaggtgcaacacatgaacagacaATGAACAGAGAATGACCACAAATGAACCGCAATGAACACAAACAATCCGGAAGTGACACGGAAGTCCTTATTTTGGCCTGTGGGAGGCAGCCCTGACAGATGGCACCTGAATTATTTACTTCTTTGTTAGCAGTACAAGTACAGAGTACTTGCATGTGGTCATTACTATCATTACTATAATTATTAATGCATACTTATAGACCTATTGCCAAAGCTAGTATGCTTAATTAAGCTTATACTACCTACTCATTCCAACTTGATTCTGAAGTACAATATATGATGTGTTCACATCAAGTTAGAAGCAGATGGTGGAAGATGTTAGTTTTGGCAGATTTAACACACCTCATTTTATAGTCTTGCTATTAATGCATGCATGTACACCAGAGCCTATATGTCTACAGAAACCTCATATTGTATCACTCATTCCAACTTATGTCTGTAATAGAATATTTGACCCAGTGTCTACACAAAGTTTGAAGCAGATCTGTGATGGAAAATATGtgttttgtatatatgtatagtgtCTAAAAGTATTTAACCCAATGGGTGTTTTcctcttttattgcttttaaaaatggaatcatggtcaatataattaGGCTTTTTTATGTCACAGtgaaaacagatttctacaaagtaatgcaaattaaataaatatactgttAAATAAGTGAAACATTTTAACAGTATACATTTTCACCCCTTTCAAAGTGCCTGACCTGAAATGGAGATTACCTgggtgcagtgaatgtgtcttaATAAAAGTGATTGTAGCATAAAGACACCTATGTGGAAGGTTCAGTTTTCCTGGCTACAAACACTCCATCAAGACAAAAGAACACTCCATACAACTCACaatgtgtatgtatttaaaagtaTAGTTAGGGGATGGTTTCAGGAGTTCAGTGGAATCCATCATGCTttacagtggggatggtgtgtttgtggtcatgtgttttattctattctaatttggtctcatcagaccaaagaacCTTTGTCAGGTTCACCCTGGAGTCTCTCACAGGTGAACTGTAGTCGAGATATAATTCTCTTTGCCGCTCTTCCATAAAACATTGATTGGGGAAGAACCCAGGCAACAGTTGTTACACACAGAATCTTTCCCATTTCAACTAAATAGTAACAACGAAACTCATATGAGTATTGTGTTCAAGTTCAGATTccattgtttctttttgtttttattttgtttatgtatgtatCACCAAATGAAGATTTTTGAGATGTGTTCTTGAGCCGCCATGCTCATGACTAAAATGGTGGAaaagaatggtgtctgtttggTATTACAGGGTAAGAATTCCCCTTTCAAATAGACACTTTGTGCAGTCTAAAAATCAAGAATAGAGAAAATAACAGAGCtccagaagaagagaagaaacctcagctgaaaaaagaaaactttaAGTCTTTAAGTCTTTATTtgagaaaaacattttattttttattttatttggtaATTTTTTGGCGTGTTAAGTTACCACATAAGCACCTTGGCAATTTTGTTAGATTTCTTGAAGTTTCAACCGGCCAACTGAAACACTATATAAAATTGTCACACCCTGCCCAAAGAAGACTTAAGCACCCAGAGCCGTCGctccatctaaaaaaaaaactgtgagtCCTGTTCTACCACTTTACCGCTTTCCTACTGGACTGAAACAGAAAGTGTCTGCTTGGACGTGCGGCAGCATTCCTCCAGCCACCCCCTTTGGCAAAAGCTAGCAGGACGCCTTCTGTCTCGACAGCGAGCCGGCCTTCTGCCTTCAAAGCTCCAGACCCTGCAGCAAAGGGAAATGCAATTACTGGTGATAAAGTCTAACCTGAGCAGTGACGGTGCATTTAGATTGTTAAGTCTTGCAAACCAACCATGTTACCCTTGTTTAGCAGCGACCAGTCAGACCAATCTAGTTCTAACAAATAGCAGTAGCTGTCCACGCAATCAAATCCAACAGTCAGTGTACTTTCTCAAACAACTGACCTTAATACTATTCTAATCACAGTCTCATGAATAAGGTCTTGTGGGATGAGTGGTGTTACACTTAACTAATATCTACCTCCAATGCTATGAATCTgaaattctctctctcatttctcatctcatgtttctttaataaatgttttttttatccattatAAACTGGCATCtcttgtgtgagtgtatatggATCGATTGGGTCATTGGGTGATTGAACTGCCTTCTGAAGTGAGACTGAAATAAACTCTGAACCGAAGTGCAAATCAAGATAAGCTTTATTAAAGTGTCTAAATTGATACAAACCAGTTAAGTAAATTCTAAATCCCGGGTGGTGCCTAGTTTATTCTggtaataattcattaaaatagTAATCCAGCAGTAATCCAGTAAGACATTTATGAAATCAAGGTCTCGACCCTTGTTCTTGTTCTTAAGAAAAAGGAGAATGGGAGTAACTAAGAGACCTTTTCTTGATAGTATAGATGCATGTTTCTTCTGATATATGTATTTTGATATTAACCTATACATTAGGAATAAACATTCCTTTAAAAGGAAATGGTAAGGTGATGTGTGGTCAGGTGCATTTTTTCTGCTTGAAATTGGTTTCTCCAAATGCTCCGTATCAGAGTTAGCTGTGAGAATAACAAATGTGTTAATCTGAAACTTGTCATAATGGACATTGACGTTTTTTTCACTTGTGGTAGTCAGGTTTTTGATTATTGGACCGTCAGGGGTTCTGCAATATTACAGTGTATTTGTAatattgtggttggtgtggcacaaccgATAACACCACTTcttgccagtgagctaccacacaatgtgggagactggggtttgattcccggtctgggtgactatgctgtgctacaccaataaaagtccttgggcaagactcctaacacaacATGTAACTTTAACGTTAATACCATACTAATTAATGAATCTCCCACATCTTCgaaaagacttttatttttattcttattgtcaaaaaaataataaactaataaacaaaGATCACAAAGTATTGATAATTTTATTAATGTTGCTTTTGATGTTTTCAAGGCACAGTGTAGCCCCTAAACAATAATAGAGCAAAATGCTAAAAGTGTGGGACCAGTTTGACTACATCATCAACAGATGTGTTTGCTGTGCGCTTATACCGCAATTGATCCTGCAAAAGGATTTTAATAGACTTCATGTCAAAATATTCCTTAAAATTTACCATGTAACATgcattttactttttacattttaaataaaagtttGCATACATCAGCAAAGCTCAgcaaaaaaataacaaaggaaaacataataaaacacaaaccTGCCAACAATGACTTTTTTCTTGGATGTTACTTCACCTGCACATAATCAATTAGTGCCTGACAGCAGGACATAACACTGTTTTAGATTGCCTACTAAGAGCTCATTCAGCAACCGCCAAACTCACAGAAGAACAGGCTATActgaaaaatgtgaaaacactgttttattatgattaattTAACAGAATATGTTGGTCATGATAGAAACTATTGCAACAAAAAAGGGTAAAGAAAAGTCAggtaattaacaaaaaataactaaaaGAATTCTGGGTAACACCATCCTCCATCCAGTAGCCAAGGGGAAATCTGAAtcattataaataaacaataaaagagCAAAAAACAACTGTTTGCATTCTAGAGGACGAATAACCCATAAAACAGATCTTTAGAGCCTAGGCCTGGTGACACTCCTTGTGACATTCTGCTCATGAAAGGCAATAAGCAGAGGAAAGAAGTAAAAGACCCAGGATGGAAAAGTATTCTTTGCATATTAAAATTGTATTAATGATGTGGCAGACTTTCAAGAAAAGATGAGTTTCGCTCACTTTGTGGTAATCCTCTGGAGGCCTTTCTCTACTGTAGTTAAGTCAATAGCAGCAATGTattttttcagtctttttttaatgtgtctGTCAGTCTTTGCTGCTTTAATCCCTTTCTACTGGAGAATTCTGTCCCCACACCTGAACACGGCCTCCTTTTTCATATGAAGCAGAAGTTCATAGTTTATCCTTTGTTGCATTTCACCTTTGCTGTAGCTGAAATGCAACTGTCTTTGCAGAGAATTGATGTTAATTAATGTTCATCTCACTGAAGAAAAATGTGTTGAAAACGTTGGTTCCACACAGACAAACGTAAATCAACATTACAATAACTTAGGCATGGCAATGGTGGTATTATACATATCCATTCATGTGGAACCATGTGcatatttaaataatgtaaaacctttttttcattttttcaaaatCAGTTCAATGTATACATTCAAAGTATCTTTTCAGTATCTTTACTGATCCAACTCTTCACAGTTGTGAAAACAGGGTTTGGTTTAAAGTTTCTACAAAATTTAAGAGGAAAGCTTTCTGGGAGAGTAAAACAGCTTTCAATTTATAAAATGGGGTATGTGATTCTAGCATTGCACCAGTGTTTATTGGCCAATAAAACATAAGTTggtaaagtattattattaacatgaGTTGAGCAGGAAATCCAACTCTCCAGGACTAGAGTTCCCCATCCTAGCTGCATAGTTTTCTGTGGCCTGTCATGCCTCCGGTGAGCTCCACAAAATGTAGCAccaattttacacaaataaagaTTTACAAATGGATATTGgagctttttctttgttttcttgttGTATTAATCTAACTGTACACCTAATAACtatgtacagtggcatgcatAATTTTGGACACAGCTACAGAGAATGTACAGCTACAGAGAACATTACAGCTTATAGAATGGCATATTTAACGTTTGAATGAAGTTGGCCTAAATCAGCAAAGCAACATGATCTCACATAAAAGCAACCATATAGACTAATTGTCCCACTATAAAAATATGACGCATTTGATTGTTTTTAAACTTTATGCCCTAAGGAAATCTGACCAGAGGTGCCCATACTTTTCCATGCCATGGTATGATGATTCTTAATCTGCACTTTAACAGAtatgctttcttttttaccatGACTGGTTAATCTTCTGCAAGAATGGCATAATTAGATCTATTATTTTCCTGTCGTTTCTTGGAATATCCTTTAAAATATCCCTTGTGTAGATGATGCAATTCTCTTCACCCCAGTAGTGAATCATGACACTTGCcagtttgtctgtgttttggtTCTCCACATGACCTCTAAGAATTCTGTCATCTTTCATATTGCATAccttgtttttcattttattaaactGTTCCACAGTTAAGTCATCCAAGATGTTTACAAGACAATCATACCAGTCGTAAAGATCAACCTCATTGAAAGTGGATCCATGGGAATCACCtgaataaacacataaacaaatgcAGCATAATTATAAGACAGTATGACTatcaacagagagagagagtcaaaaaATATCTTTCTGATTTTTGTTAATTACTTAAATTAAAGGATTAGTTTGCATGCTAAGAAATgttcatttaaattattttgccTTCAAAAGCTGAATGacagtgaaataaataaaaatggacttTTACTTTTGTACAAATTGAAGCTTTCTAATGTAACTTTCTGCTATTGCTTTGATACTTACACTGGAAATGCCCATTTAGTTCAATGGCATATTGGGCTGGATTATTATAAGATGTCATCTCAGTACAACTCAGCAGCACTGATGATTTTGTGTGATGGACTTCAGCAATTGCCTCCATTGTGCTGTCTTCCCATTCTGTGTTTCCTTCCTCACATGTAGACTGATCAGGTTGAGCAGAATCTGTCTCAAGACCCTCATgtattcttaatattttttgtaGTCGTGCTAAGTTGTTTGTTGATTCAGTCCTCTTGGTTAATGAGTTTGTATCAAGTCTTTTAAGATTTTGGATTTTACGTCTCAGTCTTTTTAAAAGGGTTGTCTTTTCATGTGATTCATCGTATTTCTCACTTTCATCAACAGAGAAATGTAGTGGCACATTTTTTTTCCCTGCAATCATTAGTGCTATGTCTTCAAGCAGCTTTTTGCTATTTTCAAAACTGGTAGGTTTTTGCAGTACACAGCACCTTTTGTTGAGGGCTTTGATTAGGAATTTTATgttctttttgtctttattgTTCGCCTTTTCAGGATCCCCTGTGAAGATGATTATGGTGTGATCCCAGAATCTTGTAGTAAGAAGTTTTTCCAGGGTAGCTTGTGTTGTTTCAGAAAGGGTTGAGTTCACTTTAATTGCTAGAATGATTGCATGGGGTCCCTTTTCAAATGAGCTTACAGCATCTTTAATCTCCTGTCTTAACTCACGCTGCTTTGGGTGCAAATTCAATTCACCTGACCATCCAGGAGCACGAACTAAAGTTACTTTTGTTCCAAACACAGTGCGTTTCTTCTCaacatgttttttaaatgatgttgaaAATGTAAACACATTATTTCTAAAAATGGCATTTACTATATCATTTTTCCCAGAACCATGACATCCAATGATTACAAGGTGTAGCTCTTTAAAAAGTGGGTGATCGATATCTAAAAGAGAAAAGAGTAAATGATACAAAATCAAAACTGTTTTAGAAAATGGTAACATTCTTTCACACACTGATTAAGAGAACACTTTCACATATTTTAGGAAGACGGTAGAAATTTGGTCATTCACAGCAAAAATTCTAATGATGTATTAAAACATTTGATAGTCTTACCTTCCTCGTCAAAGAAACCACAGTTTGTTCTTCGTGCTGAAAACAATAaagcattaaaataaaattacactTAGGATTACTTTCAAATAGTTATTCTGTGAACATGTGAAATagcttttatttaaaattttactGGATCTTTTAAGTGTATTTCTTGTTTAAAATATCATGTGCT
This portion of the Salminus brasiliensis chromosome 9, fSalBra1.hap2, whole genome shotgun sequence genome encodes:
- the LOC140562892 gene encoding uncharacterized protein; its protein translation is MGNKNSRRTNCGFFDEEDIDHPLFKELHLVIIGCHGSGKNDIVNAIFRNNVFTFSTSFKKHVEKKRTVFGTKVTLVRAPGWSGELNLHPKQRELRQEIKDAVSSFEKGPHAIILAIKVNSTLSETTQATLEKLLTTRFWDHTIIIFTGDPEKANNKDKKNIKFLIKALNKRCCVLQKPTSFENSKKLLEDIALMIAGKKNVPLHFSVDESEKYDESHEKTTLLKRLRRKIQNLKRLDTNSLTKRTESTNNLARLQKILRIHEGLETDSAQPDQSTCEEGNTEWEDSTMEAIAEVHHTKSSVLLSCTEMTSYNNPAQYAIELNGHFQCDSHGSTFNEVDLYDWYDCLVNILDDLTVEQFNKMKNKVCNMKDDRILRGHVENQNTDKLASVMIHYWGEENCIIYTRDILKDIPRNDRKIIDLIMPFLQKINQSW